In the genome of Sphingomonas sp. LR60, the window TGATCCTCGCCGATCCGCGCGACGCCGAAATATTCCGCCTGCGCATGGCCGAAGTAGAAGCCGCTGACTGCCGCGGTCGGCAGCATCGCGAAGCTCTCGGTCAGTTCCAGCCCGACGTTCTTCTCCGCATCGAGCATCTCGAACAGCCGCACCTTGAGCGAATGTTCGGGGCAGGCCGGATAGCCCGGCGCGGGGCGAATGCCGCGATATTGCTCGCGGACCAGCGCGTCGTTGGTCAGTTGCTCGTCGGGCGCATAGCCCCAGAGCGTCTGTCGGACATGCTGGTGCAGCGCCTCGGCAAACGCCTCGGCGAAGCGATCGGCGAGCGCCTTCAGCAGGATGTCGTTATAGTCGTCGTTGTCGGCCTTGTAGCGCGCGAGGTGTGCGTCGATGCCGTGGATGCCGACGGCGAAGCCGCCCATCCAGTCGCCCGCCGGGTCGATGAAGTCGGCGAGGCACATGTTCGCGCGGCCTTCACGCTTGGCGATCTGCTGGCGCAGGAACGGCAGCCGCGTCGAATGTTCGTTGCTGCGGTCGAGGTCGGGGAGGTTGAAGCCCTCCGGCACGCTGCCGCCATCGGGGCTGCGCGTATCGACGGTGTGGCGGTCGTGGACCCACACGTCGTCGTCGTGGCGGTGGCATGGCCACAGCCCGGCGACGCCGCGCGCGGTCAGCCACTTCTCCGCGACGATCCGGTCGAGCATCGCCTGCGCGTCGGCATAGAGCGACGACGCGCTCTCGCCGACCACGTCATCGGTGAGGATCGCGGGGTAATTGCCCGCCAGTTCCCAGGCGCGGAAGAACGGCGTCCAGTCGATGAACTCGCGCAGATGCGCCAGATCCCAATCATCGAACACGTGCACGCCCGGCTGCGAGGGAGCGGGGGCTTTGAGCGCCATGTCGGCGGCAAAGCCGCGCTTGCGCGCCTCGTCGAGCGGCAGCAGCTTGTTCTGGCCCTTGCCCTCGCGTGCGTCGCGAACCGCCTGATAATCCTTGGCGACTCCGGCGACATAATCGTCGCGGATCGTGTCGGAGACGAGCGTCGTCGCGACGCCGACCGCGCGGCTGGCGTCGAGGACGTGGACGACCGGGCCGGTATAGGCGGGCGCGATCCGCAGGGCGGTATGGACCTTGGAGGTGGTCGCGCCGCCGATCAGCAGCGGCATCTGCATCTGCGCGCGCTGCATCTCCTCGGCGACCGTCACCATCTCGTCGAGCGAGGGGGTGATGAGGCCCGACAGGCCGATCATGTCGGCGTCATTCTCGTTCGCGGCGTCGAGGATCTTCGACCACGGCACCATCACGCCGAGGTCGATCACCTCGAAGCCGTTGCACTGGAGCACGACGCCGACGATGTTCTTGCCGATATCGTGGACGTCGCCCTTGACGGTCGCCATCACGACCTTGCCCTTGCCCTTCGCGCCCGGCTCCTTGGCCGCCTCGATGAACGGCATCAGGTGCGCGACCGCCTTCTTCATGACGCGCGCCGACTTCACCACCTGCGGCAGGAACATCTTGCCCGATCCGAACAGGTCTCCGACGACGTTCATGCCGTCCATCAGCGGGCCTTCGATCACCTCGATCGGACGCGCGAACATCTGGCGGCATTCCTCGGTATCCTCGACGACATGCGCGTCGATGCCCTTGACCAGCGCATATTCGAGGCGCTTGCGCACCTCGAGCGAGCGCCATTCGGCCGCCTGCTTCTCGGCCGCGGCATCGGTGCCGCGGAACTTCTCGGCCAGCGCGACCAGGCGGTCGCCGGCCTCGGGATCGCGGTTGAGGATGACGTCCTCGCACGCCTGGCGCAGGTCGGGAGCGATCGCGTCATAGACGTCGAGCTGACCGGCGTTGACGATCGCCATGTCCATGCCGGCGGGGATGGCGTAATAGAGGAACACCGAATGCATCGCGCGCCGCACCGGCTCGTTGCCGCGGAAGCTGAACGACAGGTTCGACAGGCCGCCCGAGATATGGACGTGCGGGCAGTGCGCCTTGATCTCGCGACACGCCTCGATGAAGTCGACGCCGTAGTTGTTGTGCTCCTCGATGCCCGTCGCGACCGCGAAGACATTGGGATCGAAGATGATATCTTCCGGCGGGAACCCGATCCCGAGCAGCAATTTGTAGGCGCGTTCGCAGATCTCGACCTTGCGCGCCTGCGTGTCGGCCTGACCGGTCTCGTCGAACGCCATCACGACGACGGCGGCGCCGTAGTTCATGCACTTGCGCGCATGTGCGAGGAATTGCTCCTCGCCTTCCTTCATGCTGATCGAATTGACGATCGGCTTGCCGCTGACGCACTTCAGCCCGGCCTCGATCACGTCCCATTTCGAGGAGTCGATCATGACCGGCACGCGCGCGATATCGGGCTCGGCGGCGATCAGCTTCAGGAAGGTCGTCATGGCGTGGTGCGCGTCGAGCAGCCCCTCGTCCATGTTGACGTCGACCACCTGCGCGCCATTCTCCACCTGCTGGCGCGCGACCTCGACCGCGCGGGTATAGTCGCCGGCGAGGATCATCTTCTTGAACGCCGCCGAGCCGGTGACGTTCGTGCGCTCGCCGATGTTGACGAATTGGGTGGAGGAGGTGGTCATTTCGTTCTTCATTCTAAAGCCCTCTCCCCTCCGGGGAGAGGGTGGGGTGAGGGGTTGGTGTCTCACCGAGCGAAGCGCCTGTGGCGGCCCCTCACCCAACCCTCTCCCCGGAGGGGAGAGGGCTTAGTGGCGCTATGCCGCCATCGTGAACGGCTCTAGCCCGGCGAGCCGGGTGCGCACTGCCGGAACTGCGACTTGCCGCGGGGCGACGCCGCGGACGTGATCCGCGATCGCCTTGATGTGCGCAGGTGTCGAACCGCAGCAGCCGCCGAGCACGTTGACCTGCCCCGCGAACGCCCATTCGCCGACCAGCCCGGCGGTCGTCTCCGGCGCTTCGTCATAGGCCCCCAATTCGTTGGGCAGCCCGGCGTTGGGATAGACCATGATGAGCGTATCGCAGAGTTCGCTCAGCACCTTGACGTGCGGGCGCAACTGCTCCGCACCGAACGAGCAGTTCAGCCCGATCGTCAGCGGCCGCGCATGGCGCACCGCGTGCCAGAATGCCTCGACGGTGTGCCCCGACAGGTTGCGCCCCGACAGATCGGTGAGGGTCATCGACAGCATGATCGGCAGGTCGCGGCCGAGCGCCTCGCCGGCCTCGATCGCGGCCATGATCCCGGCCTTGGCGTTCAGCGTGTCGAACACCGTCTCGATCAGGACGAAGTCCGCGCCGCCCTCCACCAAGGCGTCGATCTGCTCGCGGTACACATCCTTCAGGTAATCGAAGTCGATCTCGCGATAGCCGGGGTCGTTGACGTCCGGCGACAGCGACAGCGTCTTGTTGGTCGGTCCGATCGCGCCCGCGACAAAGCGCGGGCGGCCGTCCTTGGCCTGATATTCGTCGGCGATGCGGCGGGCGAGCTTGGCGCTCTCGACGTTGATCTCGCGCACCAAGCCCTCGGCGCCGTAGTCGGCCTGGCTGATGCGGTTCGCCGAAAAGGTGTTGGTCTCGGCGATGTCGGCCCCGGCCTCGAAATAGGCACGGTGGATCGATTCCGGCACCTCGGGCTTGGTGAGCGCGAGGATGTCGTTATTGCCCTTCTGGTCATGCCCGAGCGTCAGATGGCCGGCGTAATCGGCCTCCGACAGCTTCCAGTTCTGGATCTCGGTGCCAAATGCGCCGTCGGTGATGAGGATGCGCTTGGCCGCCTCGGCGTTGAAGGTGTCGCGTATGGTCATGCCGCCGCCTTTTGCTGTGCCGGGTGGCTGCGAACGCCCAGCAGGTGACAGATGGCGAAGCTCAGCTCCGCCTTGTTCATCGTGTAGAAGTGGAGTTGCTTCACCCCGCCGGCATAGAGCTTGCGGCACAATTCAGCGGCCACCGTGGCGGCGACCAATTGGCGCGCGGCGGGGTGATCGTCGAGCCCCTCGAACAGCCGCACCAGCCAGCCCGGCACGTCGGTGTTGCACATCGTCGCCATGCGGGCGACGCCGGCGAAGCTGCCGATCGGCATGATCCCGGGAACGATCTCCGCCCCGATGCCTGCGGCAGCGGCGGCGTCGCGGTAGCGGAAGAAGGTTTCGGGCTCGAAAAAGAATTGCGTGATCGCGCGATTGGCGCCCGCGTCGAGCTTGCGCTTGAGATTGTCGAGATCGGCGGCGAGGTCGGCCGAATTCGGGTGCATTTCCGGATAGGCGGCGACCGAAATCTCGAACGGGTGCAGCCGGCGCAGTCCCTCGACCAAAGCGGCGGCATTCTCATAGCCGCCGGGATGCGGGGCGTAATCGGCGGCCCCGGCGGGCGGATCGCCACGCAGGGCCACGATGTGGCGCACGCCCGCCGCCCAATATTCCTGCGCGACCGCATCGATTTCCTCGCGCGTCGCCTCGACGCAGGTGAGGTGCGCAGCGGCGGGCACCTTGGTCTCGCGCGCGATCCGCGCGACGGTGGCGTGGGTACGATCACGCGTCGAGCCGCCCGCGCCGTAGGTCACCGACAGGAAGCGCGGGTTCAGCGGGCAGAGCGTTTCGATCGACTGCCAAAGGTTTTCCTCGGCCTTGTCGGTCTTCGGCGGCGAGAATTCGAAGCTGACTTCCACGTCGCCGCCGACGTCGGCGTAGAGCGGCGCCTCCAGCGCGCGCCGTGCCTCTTCGAGCTGATTGACCGAGAACGTCATGCCGCCTTTACCTCCCGCACCTGTACGCCTTGCTTGCGTCCGAGCCACAATTTCACCGTCAGTTCGCCGCCTTCGAGCGTTTCGGCGCGTTCCAGCACCAGACCCGCCTTCTCGAACCAGCCCGCGATCTGCGCATCCGCAAAGCCGAGCCGCGTGTGCGCGTCGCGTGCGCGCAATTCTTCACGATCGTGGCTGGCGAAATCCGCGATCAGCAGCCGCCCGCGCGCATCGAGCACCCGCGCCGCCTCGGCGATCGCCGCACCCGGCTGCTGCGCGAAGTGGAGCACATGGTGCAGGATCGCGACATCGGCGCCGCCGTCCGTCACCGGCAGCGCGTAAAGGTCGGCCTGGCGCAGCTCGGCCTGTTCGCCGACCCGCGCGCGCGCCAACCGCAGCATTTCGCTGCTCTTGTCGATGCCGAGCACATGCGTCGCGGCGGGCGCGAACAGTTCGATCATCCGCCCGGTGCCGGTGCCGATGTCGATCAACCGCCCGAGCGGCGCGGGGCCGAGCAGCACGCGCATCGCAGCCTCGACCTGATCCTCCGCGATGTGCAGCGAGCGGATCGCGTCCCATTCGCCGGCATGCGCCTCGAACCACGCCGCCGCCGCCGCGGCACGATCGGCACGCACCGCCGAGAGGCGTGCAATATCGGCCTCCACATCCCCGGCGACGCCATAAGCGTCGAGTGCCGCCAGCACCGGCGTGACGCGCGAACGCTCGCCGAGTGCGACGAACACCCAGCTGCCTTCCTTGCGGCGCTCAGCCAGCCCGGCGTCGCACAGGATCTTGACGTGACGCGACACGCGTGGCTGGCTTTGCCCCAGCACCTGCGCGAGTTCGCCGACCGACAATTCCATCGTGCCGAGCAGCGCGACGATCCGCAGCCGGGACTCGTCGGCAAGCGCACGGAAGATATCGAGGGCCAGTTTCATGCGACCACATATAAAGATATCTTTATATGGGTCAACGCAGGAGGCGTGATGAACCTTTTGCCGGCATCTTTCGTTCGCTTTGCCGCCGCGGCTATTCTGCCGACGTAATGAAACAGGGAGAAACCCGATGAAGCGTCTTTTCACCACCGGCCTGATCGCCGCCACCGCGCTGGGCCTCGCCGCATGCAGCGAGCGTGCGCAGAACGAGACCGCGCAGGCGGGTAACGCGATCGCCGCCGACACTGCAGCAACGACCTCGAACGCCGTCAACGACGTCGATGCGGCGACCGACCGCGCGCTCAACAAGGCCGAGAACAGCCTCGATCGCACCGGCGACGCGCTGAAGAACACCGGTGACCGTGCCGCCGACGCGACCGGCAACGCGATGGTGCGTGCGGGCGAAGATCTCCGCGACAAGAAGTAATGCGATTGCCGCCGCGGTTGATGACAGCTGCGGCGGTTTCTCCGGCCGAAAGACCATGATGACCGACAAGCGGCGCCTCGGCGCATCCGAACTGCGGATCACGCCGCTGGTGTTGGGTGGCAATGTCTTCGGCTGGACGGCGGATCGTGACGCGTCCTTCGCCGTACTCGACGCGTTCGTCGCGGGTGGCGGGACGATGATCGACACCGCCGACGTCTATTCCGCCTGGGTCGATGGCCATCAGGGCGGCGAATCGGAAACGATGATCGGGGAGTGGCTCCGCAATCGCGGCCTGCGCGACCGAGTGTTGATCGCCACCAAGGTCGGGATGCTGCCTGGCGAAGGCGGCGAGAAGCTGGCGCCAGCGCGGATCGTTGCGGCGTGCGAGGCATCGCTGCGCCGGCTCGGCACCGACCGGATCGACCTCTATTTCGCGCACCAGGACGACGACGATCAGCCGCAGGAGGTTGTCGCGGAGGCATTCGCGACGCTGGTGCAGGCAGGCAAGGTCCGCGTGCTGGGGGCGTCCAACTTTCACGCCGCGCGGTTGAAGTCGGCGATCGAGACGGCGCGCGCCGCAGCGCTGCCGCATTATCAGGTGCTCCAGCCCGAATATAATCTGGTCAGCCGCAACAAGTTCGAAGGCGAGCTGCAGGATTATTGCGTGACCGAGAACGTCGGGGTGGTGCCCTATTACGGGCTGGCCTCGGGGTTCTTGACCGGCAAGTACCGGAGCAGGGACGACTTTTCGAAGAGCGTGCGTGGCGCGCGGATGGGCGACTTGCTCGATGGCAAGGGCGCTGCCATGCTCGGCGCGATGGATGACGTCGCGGCGGAGAGCGGTGCAACGCTGGCGCAGATCGCTTTGGCCTGGCTGATCGCGCAACCCGGCGTGACCGCCCCGATCGCGAGTGCCACCTCGGCGTTGCAGATCGAGGAGTTGCTCGGTGCGACCGCGATCAGATTGAGCGCTGAACAACTCGAGCGGCTGACCACCGCGGGTGCCTGACCGGCGACCGCAACGCTGGCTGGCGCGGCTGACGCTGCTGCTGGTCGCGTTCGCGGCGTGGCCGGCGCAGGCAGCGGTGACGATCACCTTCTGGAGCCGTGATTTCGGCAACAGCTTTCCGCACGCTTTCTTCATGTTGCGCGGTACGCCCGATGCAGGTGGGACGCCGGTCGACGCCGCCTATGGCTTCACCGCCCGGTCGCTGACCCCTGCCATCCTGTTCGGCAATGTCGCGGGTCGGGTCGAACGGCCCAAGCCCGGTTATATGGCGGGCGGTCACGTCCGCTTCTCGCGCACGCTGACCGACGCGCAATATGGGGCGATCGTCGCGCTGATCCGCGAATGGGACGAGCGGACCGGGGACGCGACCTACAATCTCAACAAGCGCAATTGCGTGACCTTCGTGCGCGAGGCGGCGCGGCGATCCGGGCTGACGATCGTCGACTTCCCCAAGCTGATGAAGAAGCCGAGCGGCTATCTACGCGCGGTGGTCGCCGCGCAGCCGCAGGCGGTGACGGTGATCGACCAGACGGGGAAAGACTATCTCGCGACGCTGCCGCCGATCGACGGCAGCGTGCCGGTCGACGCGCCGGTGAGCACGCCGGGGACGATGCCCGAGAAGCGGAAGTAACCGCCGCGAACTGGAAGGCTTACCTGGCGGGCACCAGCTCCAGCACGTCGAGCGTCGACTCGAACGCCGGATGGGGCATCGTCAGCCGCCAACGACGCGGGCCGATCCGTTCCATCCAGCCGGCCACGTCGCGACTAGCATCGGCACCATAGCCGAAGGCGCGCGCTTCATCCCCGAGCATCAACGTGCCCAGAAACGCGGCACGCGTCGGATCGGCGGCATAGAGGAGGCCGACCTGCCGCTGCGAGCCCGTCAGTTTGACGAGTTGTGCCGCACCGTCGGCAGCAACGGTTACCCGGCAATCGAACCATCCATAAGCGGTGAAGCCGGTGCCGACCTTGCCCTTGCGCCCCAGCTTGAACGTTCGGCAGCGATAGGCGCCGACCGGCGGCAGCGGATCGGAAAGCGCGGCATCGATCGTGAACAATGCGCCTTGCACGTTGAGATCGGCGGCGGCGACCGGACGCGCCTGTGCCAGCGCTTGCGTCCATGCCTCGTACCAGCGGCGCAAACGGTCGCGATCGGCGGGAGTGGCGAGCCGTCGCCAGTCGACCCCGGCAGCGGGCGGGGGCGGCGGGACCGCCGCGGCGCTGACCGGCGGCCGCGCACCGCATCCGGCGAGACAGAGGAGCAGCGCGCCGGCAAGGCGCCTCACGCCGCGGTCCAGCCGCCGTCGACCGACAGGTTCGCGCCGGTGATCGCCTTGGCTTCGTCGCGGCACAGGAACAGCGCGAGCGCGGCGACCTGTTCGGGGGTGACGAACTCCTTGGTCGGTTGCGCGGCGAGCAGCACGTCGTCGATCACCTGTTCACGGGTCAGCCCGCGCGCTTTCATCGTATCCGGGATCTGCTGTTCGACCAGCGGCGTCCAGACATAGCCCGGTGAGATGCAATTGACCGTGATCCCCTGCGGCGCGGTTTCCAGCGCGACGGTCTTGGTCAGCCCGACCAACCCGTGCTTGGCGGCGACATAGGCGGACTTGTTCGGGCTGGCGACCAGGCTGTGCGCCGAGGCGGTCGAGACGATCCGTCCCCAGCCGCGCGAGCGCATGTGCGGCACGGCGGCGCGCATCATGTGGAAGGCGCTCGACAGGTTGATTGCGAGGATCGCATCCCATTTCTCGACCGGGAAGTCGGCGATGCCGCAAACGTGCTGGATGCCGGCATTGTTGACGACGATGTCCGGCCCGCCCCACGTGTCATGCGCGCGCGCCACCATCGCGGCGATCGCCTCGGGATCAGTCATGTCCGCGTCGTCATACAGCGCCTCTCCGGGCCCTAGTGCAGCGACGCGCGCGCGCGTTTGCTCGATCGCGTCGGGATCGCCGAAGCCGTTGAGCATGACGTGCGCGCCCGCCTCGGCCAGCGCGCGCGCCACCGCCAGACCGATGCCCGAGGTCGATCCGGTGACGATCGCGCTCTTGCCGTTCAGGAACATTGCCGGGCCTTTCGCTGCCGAGTTTCGCTCTTCCATCGGCGAGCGGCGGCGTGGTTGCAACCCGCGGCGGGGTGCACGCATTCATACCGCGACGGTAACGACCAGCCTTGGCAGGGGAGGCATGCATGCGGCTCGACGATTATGACAATGATATCAACGTCGGCGAGGCTCGCGGCGGTGGCGGGCTAGGCGGCGGTGGTGGCGGCGGCGGGTTCCTGCTTGGAGTGCTGCCGATGATCGGCAGCCGCTTCGGATGCGGCGGCGTCGTGGTGGTGTTGCTGTTGCTGGCGGTGTTCGGCGGGCTCGGCAACCTCGGCGGGTTGCTCGGCGGGGGCAGTGGCACTGCGCCGCAGGTGAGCGCTCCATCGCGCGAGACGGTGCAGCAGGTGTGCGATGCCTCGACGGCGCGTCGCGATACATGCCGCGCGTTCAGCAATGCGCAGAATACGTGGGAAAAGATCTTCGCGAGCCAGAACGAGCAGTTCAGCCCGCCGAAGCTGCAATTCTTCAGCGGCAGTGGCCAGTCGGGCTGTGGCGCGGCGATGTCGGCGATGGGACCGTTCTATTGCCCGACCGATCGCGGCATCTACCTCGATACCAGCTTCTTCGACGAGCTGGCAAACAAGTACAAGGCAGGCGGCGACTTCGCGCAATATTATGTGATCGCGCATGAATTCGGCCACCACATCCAGAATTTGCTCGGCACCTCGACGCAGGTGCAGCAGGCGCAGCGCCGCGCGAGCGAGGCGGAGGGCAATGCGCTTTCGGTGCGGCTGGAGTTGCAGGCGGATTGCTATGCCGGGGTGTGGGCGTCGCTGAACCGCGACCGCCTCGATCCGGGTGACGTCGAGGAAGGGATGCGCGCGGCGCAGGCGATCGGCGACGATACGTTGCAGCGCCAGGCGCAGGGGCAGGTGGTGCCGGACAGCTTTACGCACGGCACGTCGGCGCAGCGGCAGGCGTGGTTGCGGCGCGGGATCCAGAGCAACGGCAACCCGGGCGTGTGCGACACCTTCTCGGGCGCGATCTGAGGGTTGGGGTGAGCGGAGCCCCGCTCACCCCGACGCCGTCATTGCTTCGCTACGCTCGCAATGACGGACATTCGTCGTCCCGGATCGAATCCGGGACGACAGGTAAATAGCGCCAGCCGTTTCGGCTCAGCGGCGGAATGGGTCTTCGAACGCCGGGCGCGCCGGGGCGTCGCTCTCGACGCCATTCTCGGCATCGCGGGCGGCCTGTTCGCGCTGCGCGCGCAGGGACGCAATCAGCGCCTCGCGGTCGCCATCGAGGCGGGTGTCGGTCGGCGCCTGCTCGATGCCGGCCGCCTTCGCCGCCTTGTTGACCGCCGCGTCCAGCTCGCGTTGCGTGGTCAGGCCCAACGTCACCGGATCCTTCGGTGTGATGTTGCCGATGTTCCAGTGGCTACGGTCGCGGATCGCCGCGATCGTCGTGCGGGTGGTGCCGATCAGGTTGCTGATCGCGCCGTCGGAGATCTCCGGGTGATTGCGGATGATCCAGGCGATGCCGTCCGGCTTGTCCTGCCGCTTGCTGACCGGCGTGTAGCGCGGACCCTTTGTGCGGCGCACCTGATCGGGACCCTTGGTCATCGTCATGCGATAACTCGGGTTCGCCTGCGCCTTGTCGATCTCTTCCTGCGTCAGCTCGTGCGCGCGGACGGGGTCGCGCCCGGTCAGCTTGGTCGCAGCGGTGTCGTCGGCGATCGCCTGCACCTCGAGGATGTGCAGCCCGCAGAAATCGGCGATCTGCTCGAAGGACAGCGCGGTATTGTCGACGAGCCACGAGGCGGTCGCGTGGGGCATGAGCGGCTGGGCCATGCGGACAGTCTCCATAAATGCAAAGGGCCGCCCCTTCCCGGAGCGGCCGCCTGTTGCCACGGGACTTAGTGCGTAGTGCGCGTTAGGGCAAGCGCGCGCTCACGCGGCGTGGGCGAGCGCAGTCCCGAAGGGTTGCAGCGCGTCGAGGAACTGCCGCGCGCTGGCCGGCCAGGTGAAGCTCGCCCCCGCCGCGGCGCAGGCGGTGCGGTCGAGCGTGAGGGCGCGTGCGATCGCAGTGGGCAGGTCGTCGTCCATCGCGCCGGTGTCGGGGGTGAGCACGTCGACCGGCCCGGCGACCGGAAACGCCGCGACCGGGGTGCCGCACGCCAGCGCCTCGATCATCACCAGCCCGAACGTATCGGTGCGGCTGGGAAAGACCAGCACATCTGCGGCGCGATAGGCGGCGGCCAGCGCGTCGCCGAACAGCGGGCCGAGAAAGATCGCGTCGGGATATTGACGCTCGAGCGTAGCGCGCGCCGGGCCATCGCCGACCACCACCTTCGTGCCGGGCACGTCGGCGGCGAGGAAGGCGGCGATGTTCTTCTCGACCGCGACGCGACCGACATGGAGCAGCACCGGGCCGGGCAGCGCGGCCATCGCGGCGTTGCGCTCGCCATCGGGGCGGAACAGCGGCGCGACGCCACGACCCCAGCGGCGAACGCGGGTCAGGCCATGCGAGTTCAGTGCGTGTTCGATCGTCGGGGTCGAGGCGAGCACCGCCGCGGCCGGGGCGTGGAACCAGCGAACGTAGCGCCAGACCCATTCCGGGTTCGCGCCGGTGCGTGCCGCGACATAATCCGGAAATTGCGTGTGATAGGCGGTGGTGAACGGCAGGTGGCGAGACAGGCACCAGCGCCGCGCGGCGACGCCGAGTGGCCCCTCGGTTGCGATATGCACCGCCTCGGCACCGAAGCGGGTGATCCGCCGCCCGATCGTCGCCGGCGGCATCAGCGCCAGCCTGATCTCGGGATAGGTCGGGCAGGGGATCGACGGAGCGTCGGCGGGGGAGATGACCAGCACCTCATGCCGATCGTTTCGCAA includes:
- the metF gene encoding methylenetetrahydrofolate reductase [NAD(P)H], which encodes MTFSVNQLEEARRALEAPLYADVGGDVEVSFEFSPPKTDKAEENLWQSIETLCPLNPRFLSVTYGAGGSTRDRTHATVARIARETKVPAAAHLTCVEATREEIDAVAQEYWAAGVRHIVALRGDPPAGAADYAPHPGGYENAAALVEGLRRLHPFEISVAAYPEMHPNSADLAADLDNLKRKLDAGANRAITQFFFEPETFFRYRDAAAAAGIGAEIVPGIMPIGSFAGVARMATMCNTDVPGWLVRLFEGLDDHPAARQLVAATVAAELCRKLYAGGVKQLHFYTMNKAELSFAICHLLGVRSHPAQQKAAA
- the ypfJ gene encoding KPN_02809 family neutral zinc metallopeptidase produces the protein MRLDDYDNDINVGEARGGGGLGGGGGGGGFLLGVLPMIGSRFGCGGVVVVLLLLAVFGGLGNLGGLLGGGSGTAPQVSAPSRETVQQVCDASTARRDTCRAFSNAQNTWEKIFASQNEQFSPPKLQFFSGSGQSGCGAAMSAMGPFYCPTDRGIYLDTSFFDELANKYKAGGDFAQYYVIAHEFGHHIQNLLGTSTQVQQAQRRASEAEGNALSVRLELQADCYAGVWASLNRDRLDPGDVEEGMRAAQAIGDDTLQRQAQGQVVPDSFTHGTSAQRQAWLRRGIQSNGNPGVCDTFSGAI
- a CDS encoding homocysteine S-methyltransferase family protein, whose protein sequence is MTIRDTFNAEAAKRILITDGAFGTEIQNWKLSEADYAGHLTLGHDQKGNNDILALTKPEVPESIHRAYFEAGADIAETNTFSANRISQADYGAEGLVREINVESAKLARRIADEYQAKDGRPRFVAGAIGPTNKTLSLSPDVNDPGYREIDFDYLKDVYREQIDALVEGGADFVLIETVFDTLNAKAGIMAAIEAGEALGRDLPIMLSMTLTDLSGRNLSGHTVEAFWHAVRHARPLTIGLNCSFGAEQLRPHVKVLSELCDTLIMVYPNAGLPNELGAYDEAPETTAGLVGEWAFAGQVNVLGGCCGSTPAHIKAIADHVRGVAPRQVAVPAVRTRLAGLEPFTMAA
- a CDS encoding DUF1013 domain-containing protein, with product MAQPLMPHATASWLVDNTALSFEQIADFCGLHILEVQAIADDTAATKLTGRDPVRAHELTQEEIDKAQANPSYRMTMTKGPDQVRRTKGPRYTPVSKRQDKPDGIAWIIRNHPEISDGAISNLIGTTRTTIAAIRDRSHWNIGNITPKDPVTLGLTTQRELDAAVNKAAKAAGIEQAPTDTRLDGDREALIASLRAQREQAARDAENGVESDAPARPAFEDPFRR
- a CDS encoding ArsR/SmtB family transcription factor, producing MKLALDIFRALADESRLRIVALLGTMELSVGELAQVLGQSQPRVSRHVKILCDAGLAERRKEGSWVFVALGERSRVTPVLAALDAYGVAGDVEADIARLSAVRADRAAAAAAWFEAHAGEWDAIRSLHIAEDQVEAAMRVLLGPAPLGRLIDIGTGTGRMIELFAPAATHVLGIDKSSEMLRLARARVGEQAELRQADLYALPVTDGGADVAILHHVLHFAQQPGAAIAEAARVLDARGRLLIADFASHDREELRARDAHTRLGFADAQIAGWFEKAGLVLERAETLEGGELTVKLWLGRKQGVQVREVKAA
- a CDS encoding aldo/keto reductase; translated protein: MTDKRRLGASELRITPLVLGGNVFGWTADRDASFAVLDAFVAGGGTMIDTADVYSAWVDGHQGGESETMIGEWLRNRGLRDRVLIATKVGMLPGEGGEKLAPARIVAACEASLRRLGTDRIDLYFAHQDDDDQPQEVVAEAFATLVQAGKVRVLGASNFHAARLKSAIETARAAALPHYQVLQPEYNLVSRNKFEGELQDYCVTENVGVVPYYGLASGFLTGKYRSRDDFSKSVRGARMGDLLDGKGAAMLGAMDDVAAESGATLAQIALAWLIAQPGVTAPIASATSALQIEELLGATAIRLSAEQLERLTTAGA
- the metH gene encoding methionine synthase: MTTSSTQFVNIGERTNVTGSAAFKKMILAGDYTRAVEVARQQVENGAQVVDVNMDEGLLDAHHAMTTFLKLIAAEPDIARVPVMIDSSKWDVIEAGLKCVSGKPIVNSISMKEGEEQFLAHARKCMNYGAAVVVMAFDETGQADTQARKVEICERAYKLLLGIGFPPEDIIFDPNVFAVATGIEEHNNYGVDFIEACREIKAHCPHVHISGGLSNLSFSFRGNEPVRRAMHSVFLYYAIPAGMDMAIVNAGQLDVYDAIAPDLRQACEDVILNRDPEAGDRLVALAEKFRGTDAAAEKQAAEWRSLEVRKRLEYALVKGIDAHVVEDTEECRQMFARPIEVIEGPLMDGMNVVGDLFGSGKMFLPQVVKSARVMKKAVAHLMPFIEAAKEPGAKGKGKVVMATVKGDVHDIGKNIVGVVLQCNGFEVIDLGVMVPWSKILDAANENDADMIGLSGLITPSLDEMVTVAEEMQRAQMQMPLLIGGATTSKVHTALRIAPAYTGPVVHVLDASRAVGVATTLVSDTIRDDYVAGVAKDYQAVRDAREGKGQNKLLPLDEARKRGFAADMALKAPAPSQPGVHVFDDWDLAHLREFIDWTPFFRAWELAGNYPAILTDDVVGESASSLYADAQAMLDRIVAEKWLTARGVAGLWPCHRHDDDVWVHDRHTVDTRSPDGGSVPEGFNLPDLDRSNEHSTRLPFLRQQIAKREGRANMCLADFIDPAGDWMGGFAVGIHGIDAHLARYKADNDDYNDILLKALADRFAEAFAEALHQHVRQTLWGYAPDEQLTNDALVREQYRGIRPAPGYPACPEHSLKVRLFEMLDAEKNVGLELTESFAMLPTAAVSGFYFGHAQAEYFGVARIGEDQLADYAQRLGVDMDRATRLLRPNLD
- a CDS encoding DUF4893 domain-containing protein gives rise to the protein MRRLAGALLLCLAGCGARPPVSAAAVPPPPPAAGVDWRRLATPADRDRLRRWYEAWTQALAQARPVAAADLNVQGALFTIDAALSDPLPPVGAYRCRTFKLGRKGKVGTGFTAYGWFDCRVTVAADGAAQLVKLTGSQRQVGLLYAADPTRAAFLGTLMLGDEARAFGYGADASRDVAGWMERIGPRRWRLTMPHPAFESTLDVLELVPAR
- a CDS encoding 3-hydroxybutyrate dehydrogenase yields the protein MFLNGKSAIVTGSTSGIGLAVARALAEAGAHVMLNGFGDPDAIEQTRARVAALGPGEALYDDADMTDPEAIAAMVARAHDTWGGPDIVVNNAGIQHVCGIADFPVEKWDAILAINLSSAFHMMRAAVPHMRSRGWGRIVSTASAHSLVASPNKSAYVAAKHGLVGLTKTVALETAPQGITVNCISPGYVWTPLVEQQIPDTMKARGLTREQVIDDVLLAAQPTKEFVTPEQVAALALFLCRDEAKAITGANLSVDGGWTAA